A section of the Spirochaetota bacterium genome encodes:
- a CDS encoding glycosyltransferase family 2 protein translates to MKVSVVIPCYNEEPVIMKTYEEVRKVMLENNYDYEIVFVDDGSKDRTLEILKDIASKDDNVVVVSFSRNFGHQPAVSAGIKHSTGDVAVIIDADLQDPPNVIPEMIKIHLEQGANVVYGVRRERKGESFFKKFTAKAFYRLLNLLSDVKFPLDTGDFRLIDKKVIEEFKKLKERDKYIRGLISWMGFKQVPIYYDRNPRFAGETKYPLKKMLRFALTGIFYFSDKPLKLATTLGFITTFIGLALAVYVILVRLINPSQAIPGWASTMITIIFMGGIQLITIGIIGKYIGNIFDEIKGRPEFIVKELIKKKD, encoded by the coding sequence ATGAAAGTATCGGTAGTTATTCCCTGTTATAATGAAGAACCTGTGATAATGAAAACATACGAAGAAGTTAGGAAGGTGATGCTAGAGAACAACTATGACTATGAGATAGTATTTGTTGATGATGGTAGTAAAGACAGGACACTAGAAATACTCAAGGATATAGCAAGCAAGGATGATAACGTAGTAGTAGTTTCGTTTTCTAGGAATTTTGGACATCAGCCTGCAGTATCCGCTGGAATAAAGCACTCAACTGGCGATGTTGCAGTAATAATTGATGCAGACCTCCAAGACCCACCAAATGTAATACCAGAGATGATAAAAATTCATCTAGAGCAAGGTGCGAATGTAGTCTATGGAGTAAGAAGAGAAAGAAAAGGTGAAAGCTTTTTTAAAAAATTCACGGCAAAAGCCTTTTACAGACTTCTCAACTTACTCTCCGATGTTAAGTTTCCACTTGACACCGGAGACTTTAGACTGATTGACAAAAAAGTCATAGAAGAGTTCAAGAAACTCAAAGAGAGAGATAAATACATAAGAGGACTGATAAGCTGGATGGGCTTTAAGCAAGTTCCAATCTACTACGACAGAAACCCTAGGTTTGCAGGTGAAACAAAGTATCCCCTTAAAAAAATGCTACGCTTCGCACTTACTGGAATATTCTACTTCTCCGATAAACCACTGAAACTCGCAACAACTCTAGGTTTCATAACTACCTTCATAGGGCTTGCGTTAGCCGTCTATGTCATATTAGTCAGATTAATCAATCCATCTCAAGCAATACCGGGTTGGGCATCTACTATGATAACTATCATATTCATGGGAGGAATACAACTGATAACAATTGGTATAATAGGTAAATATATAGGCAACATCTTTGATGAGATAAAAGGAAGACCAGAGTTCATAGTTAAAGAGTTAATAAAAAAGAAGGATTAA
- the purB gene encoding adenylosuccinate lyase, whose protein sequence is MAFKHPLVDRYGSKEMVELFSEETKFSTWRKFWIVLAETQKELGLPITEEQIEEMKRFEKQLNLDTAKELEKELNHDVMSHIEAFGLQATKAKPIIHLGATSSEVTDNSEMYIILEALKLVRKRIIDVITKLIEFGRKYKSLPCLSYTHLQPAQPTTVGRRAILWAYDIFLDLEELDTFLKNIKTRGVKGTTGTQASYLELFEGDGEKVKKLDEIVSRKLGFKESFWITGQTYSRKYDYIILSKLAQIGASASKFANDVRYLQSVGEMEEPFGEKQVGSSAMPYKRNPILCERINSLARYLTTLPNIAIQNHLTQFLERTLDDSANRRIIIPEAFICTDAILLTYKRVVDGLKVNEEVIKQRMKEKLPFYAVENILMRAVKKGGDRQELHKFIRDKSMKVVEENKLGKGINLLDELQVDEAPDVIKKSVSNINDFKEFVGMSIKQVDEVSSRIEEYIKRTSNIPTNQD, encoded by the coding sequence ATGGCATTTAAACATCCCCTTGTAGATAGGTATGGCTCAAAAGAGATGGTAGAACTCTTTTCGGAAGAGACGAAGTTTTCAACTTGGCGTAAGTTCTGGATAGTACTTGCAGAAACTCAAAAGGAACTAGGACTACCCATAACAGAAGAACAGATAGAAGAGATGAAAAGATTTGAAAAACAACTAAACCTTGATACTGCTAAAGAACTTGAGAAAGAACTCAACCATGATGTGATGTCACACATTGAAGCTTTCGGGCTACAGGCAACAAAAGCAAAACCTATCATACATCTCGGTGCGACGAGTTCAGAGGTAACTGACAACTCGGAAATGTATATAATCTTGGAAGCGCTTAAGTTAGTCAGAAAAAGAATTATTGATGTAATTACCAAACTTATTGAGTTTGGTAGAAAGTATAAATCACTACCCTGTCTTTCATACACTCACCTACAACCTGCGCAACCTACTACCGTCGGTAGAAGAGCGATTCTGTGGGCGTATGATATATTCCTTGACCTTGAGGAACTTGATACATTTCTGAAAAATATCAAAACAAGAGGAGTCAAAGGAACTACTGGAACACAAGCAAGCTACCTTGAACTGTTTGAAGGAGATGGGGAGAAGGTAAAAAAACTTGATGAAATAGTATCAAGGAAGTTAGGTTTCAAGGAAAGTTTTTGGATAACTGGACAGACATACTCCAGAAAATATGACTACATCATCCTTTCAAAACTTGCACAGATTGGTGCTTCAGCCTCAAAGTTTGCTAATGATGTTAGATACCTTCAGAGTGTAGGTGAGATGGAAGAACCTTTCGGGGAAAAACAAGTCGGTTCATCAGCAATGCCATACAAGAGAAATCCTATCCTTTGCGAAAGGATAAACTCACTAGCAAGATATTTAACTACTCTACCCAACATCGCCATCCAAAATCACTTAACACAATTTCTTGAAAGGACTCTTGATGACTCCGCAAACAGAAGGATAATAATACCAGAAGCATTTATATGCACTGACGCTATACTACTCACCTACAAAAGAGTTGTTGATGGACTAAAAGTCAATGAAGAGGTAATAAAACAGAGAATGAAAGAAAAACTACCCTTCTACGCAGTTGAAAACATCCTAATGAGAGCAGTCAAAAAAGGAGGAGATAGACAAGAACTACACAAATTCATAAGAGACAAATCTATGAAAGTCGTTGAAGAAAACAAACTAGGTAAAGGTATCAACCTACTTGATGAACTTCAGGTAGATGAAGCACCAGATGTTATCAAGAAAAGCGTAAGCAACATAAATGACTTCAAAGAATTCGTTGGTATGTCAATCAAACAGGTTGATGAGGTATCAAGCAGGATAGAAGAATATATAAAACGAACCTCAAATATACCTACCAATCAAGATTAA
- a CDS encoding 23S rRNA (pseudouridine(1915)-N(3))-methyltransferase RlmH, with the protein MIKIKVIAVGKLHYKELEETIDRFVRMVSRFAKMEIVEIPESRKSFPYNLKDEGMRIIQSLKNEFVVITDRNGVEMSSEEFALNIVKKNLDIGRNISFVIGGHQGLSEEVKRKGEVVLSFSKMTFGHNIFRVMLLEQIYRAFSIIFETEYHK; encoded by the coding sequence ATGATAAAGATAAAAGTAATAGCAGTAGGTAAGCTACACTATAAGGAACTTGAAGAAACGATAGATAGGTTTGTCAGAATGGTGTCAAGGTTTGCAAAGATGGAGATAGTTGAGATACCAGAGTCTAGAAAGTCTTTTCCTTATAATCTCAAGGATGAAGGTATGAGAATAATCCAGAGTCTGAAAAATGAGTTTGTTGTGATAACAGACAGGAATGGTGTTGAGATGTCTTCGGAAGAGTTCGCTTTGAATATAGTGAAGAAGAATCTTGATATCGGTAGGAATATATCCTTTGTAATAGGGGGACATCAAGGACTTTCTGAAGAAGTTAAGAGAAAGGGAGAGGTTGTTTTATCCTTTTCAAAGATGACTTTTGGTCATAATATCTTCAGGGTTATGCTACTTGAACAGATATACAGAGCATTTTCTATCATATTTGAGACGGAGTACCACAAGTAG
- a CDS encoding TRAP transporter TatT component family protein: MRVLTLLILLLLMFSIVGYSNVFKDIKNESDAKKMYEYYKEQFSKDKNNYENAWKLCAYARFYGFYFVKDKGTRESLFEEAKNAGETAVKLNPNGVEGNYFLGVAYGSLAQERGVMNSLFLAGPIVENMTKAIKKDPSYRDGAAYIVRANVYSKAPGWPVSVGDVNKAISDFENAIKYNNKVAYRYYAEFLINRGEKAKAREMIQKGLSLTLDEPVIDEYETKVLKDLLEKVK; this comes from the coding sequence ATGAGAGTTTTAACGCTGTTGATATTATTACTTTTAATGTTTAGCATTGTTGGTTATTCCAATGTATTCAAGGACATAAAAAATGAGTCTGATGCTAAAAAGATGTATGAATACTACAAGGAGCAGTTTTCAAAGGATAAGAACAATTATGAGAATGCTTGGAAGTTGTGTGCTTATGCTAGGTTTTATGGTTTTTACTTCGTAAAGGATAAGGGAACTAGAGAGTCTCTCTTTGAGGAAGCGAAGAATGCCGGTGAAACTGCTGTCAAGTTGAACCCTAACGGTGTTGAGGGAAATTACTTTTTAGGTGTTGCATATGGATCTTTGGCACAAGAAAGAGGAGTTATGAATAGTCTGTTTCTTGCAGGACCTATCGTAGAAAATATGACGAAGGCTATAAAGAAAGATCCATCTTACAGAGATGGTGCTGCTTATATTGTCAGAGCAAACGTTTATTCCAAAGCGCCAGGATGGCCTGTAAGTGTAGGTGATGTGAATAAAGCAATAAGCGATTTTGAAAATGCTATAAAATACAACAACAAAGTTGCATACAGGTATTATGCAGAATTCCTAATAAACAGAGGTGAAAAAGCAAAAGCAAGGGAAATGATACAAAAGGGATTGAGTTTGACACTAGATGAACCTGTGATTGATGAATATGAAACGAAAGTCTTAAAAGATCTCCTTGAGAAAGTAAAGTAG